A single Cryomorphaceae bacterium DNA region contains:
- the gap gene encoding type I glyceraldehyde-3-phosphate dehydrogenase: protein MPKNTSSKRIGVNGFGRIGRTLARVLERTPGYELAVVNDLSDAPTLAHLLKYDSLHRAFPAEVASDEDHIYIEGRSIPVLNHKTPDTIPWSAYEVDVVVEATGQFKYTEQVAGHLMGGAPWVVLSVPPIDQNMPTVVLGINDEILDGSEHMISNASCTTNCAAPMVGLIDELCGVEEAYITTVHSFTGDQRLHDAPHKDLRRARAATQSIVPTTTGAAKAVTRIFPHLEGNIGGCGIRVPVPDGSLTDITFIVKKPVSAEEINAYFKQRSEGDLKGILGYTEDPIVSSDVIGSPYSCLHDAQMTSVLGNMVKIIGWYDNEMGYSTRLVDLIKKRSEGFFSK from the coding sequence ATGCCGAAAAACACCTCTTCTAAACGAATCGGGGTTAATGGTTTTGGCCGTATTGGTCGAACCCTAGCCCGAGTTCTTGAACGAACGCCGGGATATGAACTGGCGGTTGTCAATGATTTGAGTGATGCGCCCACTTTAGCGCATCTACTGAAATACGATTCGCTACACAGAGCCTTCCCTGCTGAAGTTGCCTCTGATGAAGATCACATCTACATTGAGGGACGGAGCATTCCAGTGTTGAATCACAAAACTCCGGACACGATCCCGTGGTCGGCCTACGAAGTAGACGTCGTCGTAGAAGCTACGGGGCAATTCAAATATACCGAGCAAGTGGCTGGTCACCTGATGGGCGGAGCTCCCTGGGTAGTGTTGAGTGTTCCTCCCATAGACCAGAACATGCCCACCGTAGTTCTCGGGATAAATGATGAAATCCTGGACGGTTCGGAACATATGATTTCAAATGCGTCCTGTACCACGAACTGTGCGGCTCCCATGGTCGGACTGATCGACGAGCTATGCGGAGTGGAGGAAGCCTACATCACCACAGTTCACAGTTTTACGGGTGATCAACGACTGCACGATGCACCGCACAAGGATTTGAGAAGGGCTCGCGCCGCCACTCAAAGTATTGTTCCAACAACCACGGGTGCTGCAAAGGCCGTGACCCGAATTTTCCCACATTTGGAGGGAAACATCGGCGGTTGTGGTATTCGAGTTCCCGTGCCAGATGGATCGCTTACTGACATTACCTTCATTGTCAAGAAACCCGTATCCGCGGAGGAAATCAATGCCTATTTCAAGCAGCGGTCGGAGGGAGATCTAAAGGGTATTCTAGGCTATACGGAAGATCCAATTGTGTCGAGTGACGTCATTGGTAGTCCGTACAGTTGCCTTCACGACGCACAGATGACCAGTGTTCTTGGGAACATGGTCAAGATTATCGGATGGTACGATAACGAAATGGGTTATTCGACCCGGTTGGTCGACTTGATCAAGAAGCGATCTGAGGGATTCTTTTCAAAGTGA
- a CDS encoding AhpC/TSA family protein — MKRTLMTLVITAGMLWSCNSNAGAGAAQDGSGSISGNMEDAGKIILSRMEPRNTVAVDTVFADEGQFTFELDNSEQAFYTLQFENGVRLLVSAEPGDQIVLEGSFEEGIPVYTVEGNEETEVLRQINQKAMETTGRIDALNETLMSYQGQDDFLEKREELVAEYVRLMDDHQAALSGLLEGHKDHPVAIFILYAQVQKQAVYKVDEDFPLFDEIDQNLQKNYPKSAHAQFLHEQVEANRAIAVGSVAPDFTLPTPDGEDVSLSSYRGKVVLVDFWASWCGPCRRENPNVVAAYNTYHDRGFEVLGVSLDGLPNQQKPRAAWLKAIEDDGLTWTHVSEMNGWSTIVKELYKFNGIPHAVLLDREGRIIAKNLRGQALDDKLAEIFGE; from the coding sequence ATGAAAAGAACACTGATGACTTTGGTGATCACGGCCGGAATGCTGTGGTCATGTAACAGTAACGCGGGAGCTGGGGCAGCACAAGATGGCTCTGGAAGCATCTCCGGAAACATGGAAGATGCGGGAAAGATTATTCTCAGCCGTATGGAGCCGCGCAATACCGTAGCTGTGGATACAGTGTTTGCAGACGAAGGTCAATTTACCTTTGAACTCGACAACAGCGAACAGGCCTTTTACACGCTTCAGTTTGAGAACGGTGTACGCCTCTTGGTCAGCGCTGAACCAGGAGATCAGATAGTATTAGAAGGTTCTTTCGAAGAAGGGATACCTGTATACACCGTGGAAGGAAACGAAGAGACTGAGGTTCTTCGTCAAATCAATCAAAAGGCCATGGAAACCACTGGTCGCATTGACGCATTGAATGAGACCTTAATGAGTTATCAAGGCCAAGACGACTTTTTGGAGAAAAGAGAAGAGTTAGTGGCCGAGTATGTTCGTTTGATGGACGATCATCAAGCCGCATTGAGCGGGCTATTGGAAGGGCACAAAGATCATCCCGTGGCTATTTTTATTCTGTACGCTCAAGTGCAAAAACAAGCGGTATATAAAGTTGATGAGGACTTCCCGCTATTTGATGAAATTGATCAAAACCTCCAGAAAAACTACCCCAAAAGCGCTCACGCTCAATTCCTACACGAGCAGGTAGAGGCGAATCGTGCCATTGCCGTTGGATCGGTTGCTCCAGATTTTACCTTGCCAACTCCGGACGGAGAAGACGTTTCTCTAAGCAGCTATCGCGGAAAGGTCGTGTTGGTTGATTTCTGGGCGAGCTGGTGTGGGCCATGCCGCCGAGAGAACCCCAATGTAGTTGCGGCCTACAACACCTATCACGACCGTGGATTTGAAGTTTTGGGTGTCTCTCTCGATGGACTGCCAAACCAACAAAAACCTCGTGCCGCTTGGCTCAAGGCTATCGAAGACGACGGGCTCACCTGGACTCATGTTTCAGAGATGAATGGTTGGAGCACCATTGTCAAGGAGCTCTACAAGTTCAACGGGATTCCTCATGCCGTGCTGCTCGATCGTGAAGGGCGTATCATTGCCAAAAACCTTCGAGGGCAAGCGCTAGACGATAAACTCGCAGAAATCTTCGGTGAGTAA
- the gatB gene encoding Asp-tRNA(Asn)/Glu-tRNA(Gln) amidotransferase subunit GatB: MTVLETPYDKYEPVIGLEVHVQLLTDSKAYSSDPTTYGAAPNTNVHPISLGHPGTLPMANTNTVEYAVRLGLAVGADIRERNEYARKNYFYADLPKGYQITQDDTPICTGGGINIKDAEGNPKTIHLTRIHMEEDSGKSIHDIDPFNTLIDLNRAGVPLLEIVSEPEIANAQEAYNYLMEVRKLVRYLEICDGNMEEGSMRCDANVSVRLKGTSKLGTRNEIKNINSMRNVMRAIEGEMKRQIEVLEAGGVIDQETRGFDAISGSSTVMRSKEEAHDYRYFTEPDLAPVLVKEDYIARVKSELPPLPDELFKRYTEEFGLSEYDAQILTENKEIALYFEEMTHHTKNHKAAANWMMGAIKSYLNEKAVDIGKFPIAPQAIAEIIELIDSQVISNSMASQKLFPALLEQPEASPKALAEANGWIQEQDDDALVAWAKEAIGMYPDKVEEYRNGKKGLIGLFMGEVMKMSRGKADPKKASAIIREQLEA, encoded by the coding sequence ATGACAGTCTTGGAAACACCATACGATAAGTACGAACCGGTCATCGGACTCGAGGTCCACGTTCAACTCCTGACCGACTCAAAAGCATACTCCTCCGACCCGACAACATACGGGGCGGCCCCCAACACGAATGTTCACCCCATTTCATTGGGGCATCCGGGTACCTTGCCCATGGCAAATACGAATACCGTAGAGTACGCCGTGAGATTAGGCCTCGCGGTAGGTGCAGACATTCGCGAACGGAATGAGTACGCTCGAAAGAACTATTTCTACGCCGATTTGCCCAAGGGTTATCAGATTACACAGGACGATACGCCCATTTGTACCGGTGGAGGAATCAACATCAAGGATGCCGAAGGCAACCCAAAGACCATCCACTTGACCCGAATCCACATGGAGGAGGACTCAGGAAAATCCATTCACGACATTGATCCGTTCAATACGCTGATCGACCTCAACCGTGCGGGAGTACCGCTTCTAGAGATTGTATCTGAACCGGAGATCGCCAATGCTCAGGAGGCCTACAACTACCTCATGGAGGTTCGTAAGTTGGTCCGATATCTCGAAATCTGTGACGGTAACATGGAAGAAGGATCTATGCGTTGTGATGCCAACGTCTCTGTTCGCTTGAAAGGAACGAGCAAACTCGGTACACGGAATGAGATCAAGAACATCAATTCCATGCGGAACGTAATGCGGGCGATTGAAGGCGAAATGAAGCGCCAAATCGAAGTGCTGGAAGCCGGAGGCGTCATCGATCAAGAAACGCGCGGATTTGATGCTATAAGTGGCTCTTCAACCGTAATGCGTTCTAAAGAAGAGGCCCACGATTACCGATACTTCACGGAACCAGACTTGGCTCCGGTTCTGGTGAAAGAGGATTACATCGCCCGTGTAAAAAGCGAGCTCCCTCCCCTGCCCGATGAGCTATTCAAGCGCTATACGGAGGAATTCGGACTATCTGAGTACGATGCTCAGATTCTTACGGAAAACAAGGAAATCGCCCTGTACTTCGAGGAGATGACCCACCACACAAAGAATCACAAGGCGGCAGCCAACTGGATGATGGGGGCCATTAAGTCCTACCTCAACGAGAAGGCTGTTGATATCGGGAAGTTTCCCATCGCGCCGCAGGCGATTGCAGAAATCATTGAACTCATTGACAGTCAGGTGATCAGCAATTCAATGGCTAGCCAAAAACTCTTTCCGGCACTTCTGGAACAGCCCGAGGCCTCTCCCAAGGCATTGGCTGAAGCGAATGGCTGGATTCAAGAACAAGATGACGATGCGCTTGTTGCATGGGCAAAGGAGGCAATTGGTATGTACCCGGACAAGGTCGAAGAGTACCGCAATGGTAAAAAAGGTCTGATCGGACTGTTTATGGGCGAAGTCATGAAAATGTCCCGTGGGAAAGCTGATCCCAAAAAAGCGAGTGCCATCATTAGAGAACAATTAGAAGCATGA
- a CDS encoding UDP-2,3-diacylglucosamine diphosphatase, giving the protein MSKSGNIYFASDFHLGAPNHEASQERERKVVRWLRSIQDNCDELYLLGDLFDFWFEYKQVVPKGFVRLLGTLGEMSDAGIPIHFFGGNHDIWTYGYFEDELGIQVHKKPLVRELQGKRVYMAHGDGLGPGDWNYKFLKKVFNNGFFQWLFARVHPNTGIWAGNYFSGRSRDAHSDGDAQFHDDGEYLTQYCQGLLKKEHFDYFVFGHRHLPLQVELKDNATYFNLGDMISYNTFGVMENGEFRLDHFEKNPSDRFLIKSTNRVE; this is encoded by the coding sequence GTGAGTAAATCTGGCAACATATACTTCGCCTCAGATTTTCATCTGGGCGCCCCAAATCACGAGGCCAGTCAAGAACGTGAACGCAAAGTGGTTCGATGGCTTCGCAGCATTCAGGATAATTGCGACGAGCTCTACCTCCTCGGAGATCTATTCGACTTTTGGTTTGAGTACAAACAGGTGGTACCCAAGGGCTTTGTCCGGCTCCTCGGGACTCTGGGAGAGATGAGCGATGCCGGAATTCCCATTCACTTTTTTGGAGGAAATCACGACATCTGGACCTACGGGTACTTCGAAGATGAGCTGGGGATTCAGGTCCACAAGAAACCACTGGTCCGCGAACTTCAGGGCAAAAGAGTTTACATGGCTCATGGCGATGGTTTAGGACCTGGAGACTGGAATTATAAGTTCCTAAAAAAAGTATTTAACAACGGATTCTTTCAATGGCTCTTTGCTCGAGTACATCCCAATACGGGTATTTGGGCCGGAAACTACTTTAGCGGACGCTCTAGAGACGCCCACAGCGACGGGGATGCTCAATTCCACGATGACGGTGAATACCTAACACAATACTGTCAAGGCCTTCTCAAGAAAGAGCATTTTGACTATTTCGTCTTCGGACATCGTCACCTTCCCCTTCAAGTAGAGCTCAAAGACAACGCTACCTACTTCAACCTAGGGGATATGATCTCCTACAACACTTTTGGGGTGATGGAAAACGGTGAATTCCGTTTGGATCACTTTGAAAAGAATCCCTCAGATCGCTTCTTGATCAAGTCGACCAACCGGGTCGAATAA
- the lipA gene encoding lipoyl synthase, with protein MSKETLTAPVQETNTDTKKRKPKWLRVKLPTGENYRNVRGLVDNYKLHTICESGNCPNMGECWGAGTATFMILGNTCTRSCGFCAVATGRPDAVDWDEPERVARSVKLMKVKHCVITSVDRDDLADGGSIIWAETVNAVRRMSPTTTMETLIPDFKGEMHNVDRLIEVAPEIISHNMETVRRLTRQVRIQAKYDRSLEVLAYLKECGQKRTKSGIMLGLGEREEEVLETLRDLRNADVDIVTLGQYLQPTPKHLPVQEYITPEQFDKYKEIGLEMGFKYVESGPLVRSSYHAEKHLF; from the coding sequence ATGTCAAAAGAAACCTTAACGGCTCCTGTTCAGGAGACGAATACCGATACAAAAAAGCGCAAGCCGAAATGGCTACGCGTCAAACTCCCAACCGGTGAAAACTACCGGAATGTGAGGGGTTTGGTGGATAATTACAAACTGCACACCATTTGCGAGAGCGGTAACTGTCCCAACATGGGAGAGTGTTGGGGAGCTGGAACGGCGACCTTCATGATCCTGGGGAATACCTGTACGCGCTCATGTGGATTCTGTGCGGTTGCGACAGGAAGGCCCGACGCGGTGGACTGGGATGAACCGGAACGCGTTGCTCGCTCCGTGAAGCTCATGAAGGTCAAGCATTGCGTCATTACTTCCGTAGATCGCGATGATCTTGCCGATGGAGGTTCCATTATTTGGGCCGAAACCGTGAATGCGGTTCGGCGAATGAGTCCAACGACGACCATGGAAACCTTGATCCCCGATTTTAAAGGAGAGATGCACAATGTGGATCGTTTGATTGAGGTGGCTCCCGAGATTATCTCACACAACATGGAAACCGTGCGTCGTTTAACGCGTCAAGTACGAATTCAAGCGAAGTACGACCGCAGCTTAGAGGTATTGGCGTATCTCAAGGAGTGCGGACAAAAACGCACCAAGAGTGGGATTATGCTCGGCTTAGGTGAGCGGGAAGAAGAAGTTCTGGAAACCTTGCGCGACTTGCGCAATGCGGATGTGGATATCGTAACGCTCGGCCAGTACCTACAGCCTACGCCTAAGCATCTGCCTGTTCAGGAATACATCACTCCGGAGCAATTCGACAAGTACAAGGAAATAGGCTTGGAAATGGGCTTTAAGTATGTCGAAAGTGGACCTCTGGTTCGTTCGAGCTATCATGCCGAAAAACACCTCTTCTAA